Proteins encoded by one window of Corythoichthys intestinalis isolate RoL2023-P3 chromosome 20, ASM3026506v1, whole genome shotgun sequence:
- the zfand1 gene encoding AN1-type zinc finger protein 1, protein MLTFGEACAKLMAELDIGKHCQIHSCHQKDFLPFVCDFCNGVYCLEHRSREAHSCSQEPVTKAPQPVGSSTSHPCSFEDCKGKELLPVICPQCDKHFCLAHRHQDDHKCEKLEVQKPRMAATKELVQRIVESKDGSKSKGRKGAKNSATAAKVALMKLKLHAAGDKSLPQTERTYFQVYLPKGCQVTSQPMFFCSKWSVGKVVDYAASLASLKNNNNVLAAKKLRLCHPETGKSLRMEESLHTLLTSPEDPLHNGGNVILEYLDNDSMGVDDVTNYIALR, encoded by the exons ATGTTGACGTTTGGTGAAGCTTGTGCTAAGCTAATGGCTGAATTAGACATCGGAAAGCACTGTCAAATCCATTCTTGTCACCAAAAAG ATTTCCTTCCATTTGTTTGCGATTTCTGCAATGGAGTCTACTG CCTTGAACACAGAAGCAGAGAGGCTCACTCGTGTTCACAG GAGCCTGTGACAAAAGCTCCACAACCCGTAGGCAGCAGCACAAGCCATCCTTGCTCCTTCGAAGACTGCAAGGGAAAAGAACTTCTGCCGGTCATCTGTCCACAGTGTGACAAACACTTCTGTTTAGC CCACCGCCATCAAGATGATCACAAGTGTGAGAAGCTGGAGGTCCAAAAACCACGCATGGCAGCTACCAAGGAGCTTGTGCAAAGGATTGTTG AGTCAAAAGATGGATCTAAAAGCAAAGGACGTAAAGGAGCGAAGAACAGCGCCACGGCAGCAAAAGTAGCTCTCATGAAACTGAAGCTACATGCTGCAGGCGACAAAAGTTTACCACAG ACAGAGAGAACCTACTTTCAAGTATATCTGCCTAAAGGGTGTCAGGTGACCAGTCAGCCCATGTTCTTCTGCTCTAAATGGAGTGTGGGGAAGGTGGTGGATTATGCAGCTTCGCTTGCTTCACTCAAGAATAACAACAATGTGCTTGCAGCTAAG AAGTTGCGCCTCTGCCATCCCGAAACGGGCAAGTCGTTGCGTATGGAGGagagtttgcacacactgcttaCCAGTCCGGAAGACCCCCTTCACAATGGGGGCAACGTGATCCTGGAGTACCTGGATAATGATAGCATGGGTGTGGATGATGTAACAAACTATATTGCACTCAGATGA